The following are from one region of the Deinococcus seoulensis genome:
- a CDS encoding ArsR/SmtB family transcription factor — translation MTTPAPHPDQAEHPDQAAVCEVSCLHPQAVAQARARQPGPADIEAASALLKVIADPTRLKLLSALQGGELCVCDLAAVIGLSESAVSHQLRLMREQRVVTFRKQGRVAYYRLLDAHVAGLIGVALEHVRETEPSASR, via the coding sequence GTGACCACCCCTGCCCCGCACCCCGATCAGGCGGAGCACCCCGATCAGGCGGCCGTGTGCGAGGTCAGTTGCCTGCACCCGCAGGCGGTCGCGCAGGCCCGCGCGCGGCAGCCCGGCCCGGCCGACATCGAGGCCGCCAGCGCCCTGCTGAAGGTCATTGCCGACCCCACCCGCCTGAAACTCCTGAGCGCCCTGCAGGGCGGCGAACTGTGCGTGTGCGACCTGGCCGCCGTGATCGGCCTGAGCGAGAGTGCCGTCAGTCACCAGTTGCGCCTGATGCGCGAGCAGCGGGTCGTGACCTTCCGCAAGCAGGGCCGCGTGGCGTACTACCGCCTGCTGGACGCGCACGTCGCGGGCCTGATCGGCGTGGCCCTCGAACACGTCCGCGAGACCGAACCGTCCGCCAGCCGGTAA
- a CDS encoding bifunctional metallophosphatase/5'-nucleotidase has product MKRIPLFLLTAALLGSATAAPVTITVLHSDDLHGHLDPVKVGANTYGGYSRQATLIRQFSAQDPNPLVLSGGDTFQGTLFYNVYQGLADVLFMNLMGYQAMAVGNHEFDNGPEALARFAQKAQFPLLAANLDLSSEPLLKDLVKPYAVLTVGGEKVGVIGAVTPDLPLISSPGPNVKMLELMQSLQGSVDALKGQGIDKIFLVSHLGYTLEQQVARTVPGIDVIVGGHSHTLLGTFDNKDFPASEGPYPTVIANPDGNRTLLVAAWEWGKVLGRIKVTFDGGAVTAWEGNPVPVTADIKEDDTARRMIETLSVPIANLRRQVVGQTTRGLNGSREIVRQRESGMANVLADASLEAAQKAGAVMAFQNGGGVRSSIDAGPITFEEAITVQPFGNTLSVLDLTGAQIRAALDHGVATWSENKGQFLHVSRGVSYTFDLAQPAGSRVTSVTLNGQPLNDTQVYRVAMNNFTAGGGDGFTMFKGAPRLDTGTLDIDILVNYLKANPVVDAQPEGRIVILNAPK; this is encoded by the coding sequence ATGAAAAGAATTCCTCTGTTCCTGCTGACGGCCGCCCTGCTGGGGTCCGCCACCGCCGCGCCCGTGACCATCACGGTCCTGCACTCCGATGACCTGCACGGGCACCTCGACCCGGTCAAGGTCGGCGCGAACACGTACGGCGGGTACTCCCGTCAGGCGACCCTGATCCGCCAGTTCAGCGCGCAGGACCCCAACCCGCTGGTCCTCAGCGGCGGCGACACCTTCCAGGGCACGCTGTTCTACAACGTGTACCAGGGTCTGGCGGACGTGCTGTTCATGAACCTGATGGGCTACCAGGCGATGGCGGTCGGCAACCACGAGTTCGACAACGGCCCCGAGGCGCTGGCCCGTTTCGCGCAGAAAGCGCAGTTCCCGCTGCTGGCCGCCAACCTCGACCTGAGCAGCGAACCGCTCCTGAAAGACCTCGTGAAACCCTACGCGGTCCTGACGGTCGGCGGCGAGAAGGTCGGCGTGATCGGCGCGGTCACGCCGGACCTGCCCCTGATCAGCAGCCCCGGCCCGAACGTGAAGATGCTGGAACTCATGCAGAGCCTCCAGGGCAGCGTGGACGCCCTCAAGGGCCAGGGCATCGACAAGATCTTCCTGGTCTCGCACCTGGGGTACACCCTCGAACAGCAGGTCGCCCGGACCGTGCCCGGCATCGACGTGATCGTCGGCGGGCACAGCCACACCCTGCTTGGCACCTTCGACAACAAGGACTTCCCCGCCAGCGAGGGCCCCTACCCCACCGTGATCGCCAACCCCGACGGGAACCGGACCCTGCTGGTCGCCGCGTGGGAGTGGGGCAAGGTGCTGGGCCGCATCAAGGTCACCTTCGACGGCGGCGCCGTCACCGCCTGGGAAGGCAACCCGGTGCCCGTCACGGCCGACATCAAGGAAGACGACACCGCGCGCCGCATGATCGAGACGCTCAGCGTGCCCATCGCGAACCTGCGCCGCCAGGTGGTCGGGCAGACCACGCGCGGCCTGAACGGCAGCCGCGAGATCGTCCGCCAGCGCGAGAGCGGCATGGCGAACGTCCTGGCCGACGCCAGCCTGGAAGCCGCGCAGAAGGCCGGGGCGGTCATGGCCTTCCAGAACGGTGGCGGCGTGCGCTCCAGCATCGACGCCGGTCCCATCACCTTCGAGGAAGCCATCACCGTGCAGCCCTTCGGGAACACCCTGAGCGTCCTGGACCTGACCGGCGCGCAGATCCGCGCGGCGCTGGACCACGGCGTCGCCACCTGGAGTGAGAACAAGGGCCAGTTCCTGCACGTCTCACGCGGCGTCAGTTACACCTTCGACCTCGCCCAGCCCGCCGGGAGCCGCGTGACCAGCGTGACCCTGAACGGGCAGCCCCTGAACGACACGCAGGTGTACCGGGTCGCCATGAACAACTTCACGGCGGGCGGCGGCGACGGCTTCACGATGTTCAAGGGTGCCCCGCGCCTCGACACCGGCACGCTGGACATCGACATTCTCGTGAACTACCTGAAAGCCAACCCGGTCGTGGACGC